The Astyanax mexicanus isolate ESR-SI-001 chromosome 21, AstMex3_surface, whole genome shotgun sequence genome contains the following window.
TTGCTGCACATCAAATCAaatggttgattgattaattaaaaaaatatatccccATAACAAAATGTATCTCAATATGATCAAATATCGTCATATTGCCCATCTCTactgaaaataatatatattcttttcagTTTTTCAGCTCTAATACCCACGTTTAGGTGTTTTTGCATTATATATAACCAAATGGGACAAAAGGTAAAagtaatttattaaatgtattattttattcctcttccattttaattttaaaaggtgTGCTGGTATTAGCATGTAATGAAGTATTACAGTTtatatgtatcttggcatgttctcctccaccagtcttacacactgcttgtggatatctttatgccactcctggtgcaaaaaatgtaagcagttcagtttggtttgatggcttgtgatcatccatcttcctcttgattatattccagaggttttcaatttggttaaataaaaaaaaaatatatatatataatttttaagtggtctcttatttttttctagagctgtatctaCTAAATTTAGATTATGTATAAGCCCAAAagaatttattttactccaatctttGAAACACAGTATGACATTAATATTGCAGTATAAGGCTAGATGATATGGCCAAATTGTATATCGCcatataattcttaaaaaagaagtattatatttttataacaagATGAATCCTCAGATATTAAGTAAACATTCTGAGTTTAATTACAGACCGCTCTTGTTGGCAAgtatttttctatttaaactGTGTTTAGCCTGAGTTTAAGTCTATGAAGTAATGAAGTATCTGTTACAGATAAAcagttttttgctgtgttttcccCCTCTCTTAAACCGGTTAATACCTTTTGTGGcataagtaataaaataaaaatttgtgACCAACAGTGACATTTGGAAACATCGCTTATTCCAAAGCATTTAATGCTTTATTTGTAAAGTACAATTTGAATGATCATCCCAACATGGTAATGACATTAATGAAGAAAGTAGAAATATAAATTCAAAGTGCTTTGGGAGCAAACATTGGCATATGAAACTTGCTTGATATACTTAAATACcactttgttttgtctttcatgCATTTGCTGTTATTTTGCcccattaaaataaaagtaacgtTCTTTTTACTTCTCTGATCAGTGTAAAATAAAGGGCAGCACCACATTCACCACTATTAGAATAAGAGGTGAAAACTGCTTTTCTGTTTTTGACCACAAGGGGTAGCTAGCAgaacagaaatagaaatagaaacgGATACTACCTCACTTGGGGACGTTCTTTACAGTAGTCAAGACTTATGCATGTTTGTATAGTTGTGTGtatataactgtttttttttttaaagcacctttGGTTAACATTCTTTGCAGTACATTCTTTCACACAAAAGAGAACATTTACAAAGGTTTACAGAGAAAAAGTAGATTCAGTGCTTTCTACAGAAGAAGTCCACAGATgatattattaaacagatttgaTGCAGTTACCGTCTTtctgccatttttttattttaagagtctTGTCTTTCTTTCCATCTATGCATAGTGGTTTGCTGGTTTTGAGCCTTACCAAAATAATCTTAATAGGAGTGAAATGTGTGTGATTGTTTGGTTAGGTAAATAATTATGGAGACTACAGTTTCTGAGCAAGAATGAGCATGAATTctgaatatatacagtatgtgttttatatgttttactcCTTTTTTTCAGTGCTTATGTGCCAGTGTTTTATGAATGATGCATTAAATGATGCATTGACCTTTGAAGCTTTGAAGCGAATAGTTAATAGAATAGTGCTGAAACCTTCGTTTAGCCGTCTCTGCAGTCCACATAGTTCCCTTTGATCCAGTAGCAGATCTGGGCGTATTTGAGGGGAGTGATGCGCACCGCCACATTAAACTCCTGGGGGGCGCCATTGAGGTCCACCCACTGGTGTCCTGAAAAGACACCAATCACCTTCCGCTCCCAGCGGCGACGTTTGCGGTCCCACATCCGGGCGTAAACGCCCGAGCCGCTTGCTCCAGGTTGGGCGTCGCAGTGTTGATACAAAAGGTCGTAGGTTTCGTCCCCAGCCCTGCAAAAGCGGTAGACCAGCTGTCCCGGTCGGTCGTTGTCAAAGCCGGAGAACTGCACTCGACTCCCAGGTAGCTGCTTGGCAGAGGGGCTGACTCCCAACTTCATGTGCCTTCGCTTGTGCGCCTTCTTGAGCTCCAGAAGGGCGTAGTCGTAGTCCATCCCAATGTCGTTGGCATTGCCCTTTATCCAGCCCTTGGGCACATGGGTCCTCTTGACTCGAATCCATTGGAACTTCATCTTGTCCGCTGGAGGACTTTTGCTTTTTGCCGAGCTGCTGCCGTTAACTAGCGAATCCTTTTGCCGTGGCTTGAGGAAGCCAACTCTGAGCCTCTGCGCTCCCTTGACGTAGTTTTTTCCATCGTGGACGCAGTGGGCTGCCGTGAGGACATGCTTGTCTCCCACCAGCGTGCCTGAGCACCCAGTAGACAGTTTCACAGCCGTCGAGAAGGGATAGTTCTGCAGGAAGTCCAGACCTACGATGCTGAATCGCCCGTCGTGCCCGAAGATCTGGCGCTTGGCTCTGGAGCGCCCTTGCTCAGCCGCAGGGCTCTTGCGGAAGGAGTTCGGGTCAAAGCCGTAGATTCCCACAACTGTCTCGGTCAGCTGGCCGTCGGAGTGGAGAGTCTCGTAGGACAGGAAGCGCCGCAGGTCCCAGTAGCTGGGGGTCGGGGCATGCTTGTGACACTCTGGGCCGCAAGAGGAGGTCACCTCCAGCTGAGCTGGCCCGAGAAAGTGAGGGGGCGGACGCTCCTCGATCTGCTGGGGAAGGACAACCGGCACACGCTGCAGAGGCCACTGGGGCCTGTCGGGGGAACCTGGCCTAGCGCAGAGTAGAAGAAGCAGGACGAGCTGGATGGGGTGGAGCAGGCGTGCCTGGTAAAGGAAGGACGCCATCGCAGTAGTAAACCTGTGGGAGGTTTGGGGagcaaatggagaaaacacaagAAACAAGAAAATTAGCTTTGGTTCCAAGATTGCAGACGACCTTTTCATTACTGAAGTAAAAGAGTCTCATTTTCTTGCTTAAAGCTTAAAAGAACAATCAGCAATAAATATGAGCGTGTGTGTGATactggctacaggagtccaatttccaaagaCTAGGTAAAGTGGTTGCAAtaagtaaatagtaaatatttgCATTTGCAATGCCAATAATACTCGTCTCTACTACTctactagtggtggtggtaaattacttaGCAATGGTACGAAACCTtagtgaagctcagtgattacctgttcaatgTCCATGGCTTTAGCACACTGTTTGGGTGATATTGTCTATACCCGGtcacctggggtgtggaaatggaaCCATGTGAATGGTGGTGGGAAGATTTGGATGCCAATATCCAATGATACACCCTGATCACGTTATGAATCCTTAATT
Protein-coding sequences here:
- the LOC103041498 gene encoding serine protease 23 — its product is MASFLYQARLLHPIQLVLLLLLCARPGSPDRPQWPLQRVPVVLPQQIEERPPPHFLGPAQLEVTSSCGPECHKHAPTPSYWDLRRFLSYETLHSDGQLTETVVGIYGFDPNSFRKSPAAEQGRSRAKRQIFGHDGRFSIVGLDFLQNYPFSTAVKLSTGCSGTLVGDKHVLTAAHCVHDGKNYVKGAQRLRVGFLKPRQKDSLVNGSSSAKSKSPPADKMKFQWIRVKRTHVPKGWIKGNANDIGMDYDYALLELKKAHKRRHMKLGVSPSAKQLPGSRVQFSGFDNDRPGQLVYRFCRAGDETYDLLYQHCDAQPGASGSGVYARMWDRKRRRWERKVIGVFSGHQWVDLNGAPQEFNVAVRITPLKYAQICYWIKGNYVDCRDG